A segment of the Pseudomonas serboccidentalis genome:
CAAGGGGCTCGCGCATCGTCAGTTGTGGATGGAAATGAACGGATCCCACGAGCAGCAGCCGATGATCTGGCAGTTGCGGTCGACGATCAGGAAGTGGAAGTGATAGGTCACGCGGCCACAGTCCAGAGTCTCGGATGACCAGTAATGGTTATCGACTTTCTGGCAGCTCGGCACGGATGGATTTTCGCGATTCGGCACTGCAACGCACGCTGTGGCCTTGCGCGGCGAGGGTGGGGAGATCAGTTCGGCCCCTGCGTTGCCGATGAACTTGTAGAAAATCACCGCCTGTTCGAAGCTCTGCGACAGGCTGGTTTCACGCCATCGGATCAGGTCGCCGACCTGCGCCTTGAGATCCAGTTCGCCACCGGCCTGTCCGCTGACGACGTTGTCCTGGTTGGTGACCATGTACACATGATGCCAGTCGATCAGCGTGGGGTTCTTCGGATCCTTGCTGATGTTTGGATACTTTTTCAGAATGGTTTCGGTGTCGATGGAAACCAGAATATCCGTAACTCGAGACATGGTAATGCTCCTTTTTCATAGTGAACGTCGGACTGCAATCCAGGCACGACGACGCTTGCTTGCCGTATGGCTTTTGCGAGCACACTACTGGGGGAACCCATCGGTCATGAGGGACGGGCAGGCCGCGCTCCTTGCACGAATGCATCTGTAATCGGGTTCCTTCC
Coding sequences within it:
- a CDS encoding inclusion body family protein is translated as MSRVTDILVSIDTETILKKYPNISKDPKNPTLIDWHHVYMVTNQDNVVSGQAGGELDLKAQVGDLIRWRETSLSQSFEQAVIFYKFIGNAGAELISPPSPRKATACVAVPNRENPSVPSCQKVDNHYWSSETLDCGRVTYHFHFLIVDRNCQIIGCCSWDPFISIHN